Proteins encoded by one window of Hylaeus volcanicus isolate JK05 chromosome 7, UHH_iyHylVolc1.0_haploid, whole genome shotgun sequence:
- the LOC128880300 gene encoding putative polypeptide N-acetylgalactosaminyltransferase 9: MGFPRRRSLWLKVAILVTAVWATVCFLLYTEDRANAAVQGLAPSGVAAPQMANGFVPAAAPLRKETPLNGQPKQAKVVQAGPEQGGGVLAAPRDQDSSAPGENGRPVILPTNMTAEIKKLVDDGWLNNAFNQYVSDLISVHRTLPDPRDPWATRGEIRRSLFEHVSL, encoded by the exons atgggtTTCCCCAGGAGGAGATCCCTGTGGCTGAAGGTGGCCATCCTGGTCACGGCGGTTTGGGCCACCGTGTGCTTTCTGCTTTACACGGAGGATCGCGCCAACGCCGCTGTACAGGGATTGGCCCCCTCTGGCGTCGCGGCGCCTCAAATGGCCAACGGATTCGTGCCCGCTGCTGCGCCACTCAGGAAAGAGACGCCGCTTAATGGCCAGCCAAAGCAGGCGAAGGTTGTACAGGCTGGTCCCGAGCaag GCGGTGGCGTGCTCGCTGCTCCTCGTGACCAGGACTCCAGCGCGCCTGGCGAGAATGGAAGGCCTGTTATTCTACCAACAAACATGACTgccgaaattaaaaaacttgtCGACGACGGATGGCTTAACAACGCGTTCAATCAGTACGTCAGCGACCTGATTTCCGTTCACAGAACACTGCCGGACCCGCGAGATCCATG